The genome window TCTCTCCTGTCCCTACCTCATGCTACTTCTTAGAGTCTGGAGTGGCATTTAGGGAGTCATTTTGGACTGCATAGGAGAGGGAGGTAGCAAAGTCAGTTCCACTGACAGAAATCCTTCTATCAGAGGAGATTTTCAGCATAATCCAAACTAATCTTTGGTCTGAGATTAGAATATGGCAAAAACTGCACAAATTATAATATTGATCTTCTTTTTGATAAATTTATGGGCTGACATACAATTTCAATTTCCGTGTTGGATGCAAAGTTTTCTACTAATGGAAGGCACTTCCAAAAGAGGAACAGAACTTTCTCCTCCCATGGATCTTCTAAAATGATGCTAATGGGAGTCAAAGAACCTTCAGGAATGGCATGAAGGACAAATTAGGAAATcagcagaaagaaaggaaagttgTATCTCCCCATCCAttagtggaaaatttagtctggaccTAACCTTCCTTCCCAAAATGGGGCCATCACACTGAAAAATTTGCCCACCTCATTATTATCATTCTGATCTCCACAATGGTTTACAGTTCATGGTATGTAGCAGCATTACCCgtttttgaaaataaaagtcTTCCCACAAAACATTATCAAAAGCACAAACTATAGATTTGCCTGGAAATAGATGAGCCAATCCCAATATTCTAGATGTTGACTTTGTTGAGGAGATCTGCTGTCACAAGAAATAAGTGTCTCCAACTGAGAAGGAATGGTTGAATAAAATATGAGAGTATGCAGAAATAGATAAGCTAACTAAAATGCTGAAAGAAAGTCCACTAGAAAAATGTGAGAGAATATGGTCTCCCTGGCTAGAATTTATGAAAGAACAATATGGCTCAGATTTACTGTGagctgggtttaagttttataATGAAGTGTGGATATTGATTTTAGATACTGTATTAGggttttttctcatttttattcttaatttttttaatgatacaAATTAGATAAGCATATGATATATATTAGATAGATGGAGGTCAGACTATCTGTATGATATTAAgtgtatttcttcttcttttcctttttcttctttgtatgtTTTTTTGAAGAATTGAATAAAgactttatatattttaaaagtctgtttgtaTACACTGTGAATTTTAATTGCCAGTAACAATAAAGAAAATGTCGCTTACCTGCGCTTTGCCTCTTCATATTGGAGGCGCAGTCTCACCTTCTCAGCCAACTGATTATTACTGCTCACAACAAACTGAAGAAACAAAATATGAAGTGTCAACTATTTCCCACTTTTTAAACTTAGGCACATAAATGCAAGTGCCATGAGATGTATGTCAGATGCAATGTAACATTAGTGCTCAAACAAATACAGATCATTTTACATGATTAACTGTATAGCTGATcaacacagaaatataaaatcCCTTGCCGTCAGATGCACATACATCAGGTTGCTACAGACTATCTAGTAACAGTTCTAAGGGTATGCAAAAACAGCTGCAGAGCCCAGATAATGTACATTAGATAATGTACATACATTTccagaaacatctgtttgggatCCAACATCCAGATACTGCTTAGGTAACGAGAGTGTGGAGCCTTCCAAAGATGTGCTGCTGGCCCACAGGTCTGAGTGTGATCCTCTGTCCATTACAAAATTGTCTTTCAACTTGGCAAGGGACTGGAACAAGAAGGAACAAGTCACAGTTAGTAAGGATGCCTCACCTCCCTAATGGTCACTAGTCCATCTCATTTTTGAAGATTTAATCTCTGAGTTGTGAAAATAGACAAGCAAAGAGTCTGTTTATATGCATATCTGCCTGACTACATTTTTGCAGTcaaacacagggtgtttgttgtgaggggggaaaggagattgtaaatgcctttgagtctcctacaggagagaaaggggggatataaatccaaactctcttcttctttgtccccTTTAAAAGAACGACTCCTCTTAATTTTTGTAACAGTTCAACACAAGCATTTTTAAGCTGCTGTAGTAGTAGTTGAAGTCTGTCAAGTCAATTCCATACCTCAATgaggtcttgcttttctttctctcccgAAGTGATGGCTTTCTTGATAGCTTTCATTTCACTTAAGATGGCTTGTGCCTCATCAAGTTTATATCCACCTCGAGTGTCAGACATTTTCATATCAATTCTTGAATATGATTTGCAAAACAGAAGAGGAACAATTATTAACAGAAAGACTCTTCAAATTAGCAGCATGCACATATTTTGATTCAGAAATCTATCAGCAGACAGCACTAATGGATGCAGATCTTTCCCTTGTCCCCTCCAGTAAGTCCATTCTGCTTCTGAAAAGTTGATTCTTAGAGTTGCAGGACCATGGGGAATAATAGTCATGTACATTGGAGAGCTGTagtgaagaaggggaaggagacaaAATTGATTTGTCCACCTCTCTTCTGTCCAATGatagatttttaattttgttctagAGTAAAATATATTCTACTTGTAAAATATGCTTCAGAGAATCCTAGAGATTCAAGTCAAAACCTAGTGATCATTAACTTACTTCTTCAGTGTTTGGTAACCAAGTTCCTTGTACTGGAGTTCCTGTCTCATGTGAGCTACTTCTCTCTTGAGTTTATTAACCTGTAGAAAATAGGAAAAAGCAAACAGTTCTAACCAAAACTTACTATTAGTATATCAGTGAAATAATCCTTTCAAAAACATGCTTATAAAATTCtagactttatttttttttaaaaaaatcagtttattaattattactTTGATAATGTACTATGACATTAGCACTAGCCATCCTTTGCACAATAAAAATGGCAATTAAATGTACTAAATGCTTATGGGTTTCTGAACTTTTTTGTATTTAGACATGACAAATGAGAAATGCAACTGAAACTACTCTAACTCAGAACCATTCTCCTCAGTAGAAGTCATTTATTTAGCAGCTATCAGGGATTGTGCCTAGTTGATtggatgcattcctagctcaatgtagttGTTGCAAAATATACTGCCGGTAATtgcatctagttgattgagatgcattcctacctcagtaATCAACtacaaaatatatgtaaccagcctgttacATGTTGCCATTGCTGTAATGGGAcagtctttccttgatctctccattatggcttcacatgctttgtagataattaGGCTTACCCCTAACACCTTCTGCTCCCAtaggaaacgggatgtttccattgttttAATAAGGGGCAGGAGGCCAAATAACTTTGCTCCTCTGTTTCTTTGACAGGAACACCTCCCATTATTAGAGAAAACAGGAGGGgtaattatttctgaataaatggggtagcaaaagccaggtttgccagaactagctttttacaagctgggtgctttatTGCTTTCcaataaaccaggggtagggaacctgcggctctccagatgttcaggaactacaattcccatcagcccctaccagcatggccaattggccatgctgacagaggctgatgggaattgtagttcctgaacatctggagagccacaggttccctacccctgcaataaacgctgctgatcaacaatacagagtccgtatATGCACCTTAAAACTATGAAGTTTTAACAATTGCTAATACATACTTTTTAAGTGTACAGTTGACCATTGTGCAATGTAATCTCTCAATGAACGAAGCAGATGCAGCCAGATACCAACTAGGGAACACAGGTATGTATCTGGCCTCTGCTgatatatgagagtaattcacaaAATGAAAGAGAATAATTCACATTTCTCTTATTAATATAATAAATCTTCAAATATAATTATTATGTTTCCTTCTATCATATAAGATGTtctgaaaaataatgaaaatattaaGTCATCTACAAAACATCCCACATTTGGGATTTTGTGGTTCTACAAACACAAATCTTAGGACAGTACTGGTTCATACAGCTTTTTAACATTTCTATGAATTATAAGTATTAGACTCTGAGGTAATTCAAATAACTCAAATGTTCAAATTAAAAATCTTACCCTAGATTTTGTGGTGGCAATTTCAGCTTTAAGAATCTCTGGATCATACTTTGAACCAGATGAGGAACTGGAGACTACTATAAAAAGGGAAGAAACACACCAAAGTGGGGAACAGTACATAAAATAAAGCACTACCATTTTCTTCTAAACACACAGGCTCACTATAAACACAATGTTTTTTGTTACAAGCCTAAAGAAAGGTAATAGCACATGTaaagctttctttaaaaagttttattaattaaaatttcaTAACACACCGTTACAGTGACAGATATCATATATAGTTACACAAGtcacataaaacaaaattaacatataCCATATTTCTATTAACAAACAGTTGAACACCCTGACAATAACAACAGGTAACGTCCCCTCCTCTTATCCCATCTCTCTCACCCTGGTGCCCTTCACCCTACTTATACAAGATAATTCATGTATAGTTTTCCATTCTTATCTTGAATTGTTCTTTCAATCTTGTTACTCTAGACTTCCCTTACGTATACTCAAGTTCAACATATCATCTATAATTTTCAATAAGCTTTTAACTAAGGTGAAtattcaaatttatttttatttatttaaagctttCAAttagcttgttttaaaataaaattccacGATTTCAGAAATAAAGCTTTGAAAGTTATTGCAATGGAGTCTATTACTAATAGTTATTTGCAATGCTCTTTGTGTTAGGAAAAAGTACCAGTACTCATATATAAGGCTACACCAACTTCAACTAGTTCCCACTCCAGGACTTTGGAGAGGTTCTCCTCCCACCTAAATGGTGATGGCACTCAGTACTATCACAAAAAAGTCCTGGTTATCTGCCAATGCAAATAACAATTACTGTCAATGTGTGTTTTGTGAGCACAACTGTAAATTATGGCTATGATTGAACATATGTCTATTGAACATAAATAAGTGAATGAAAGCACAGATGATTCTTTAGTTGAAGTTTACATAGATTTCTAAAGTGAAAAACCACTTTTGCAACAGAACTGTAGCTTGCCCTTGGCAGTAAGAGTTGTGGAGAGGAAACTGAGGACACCTCAATTATACACGCAGTTTTCTTGCTCATACATGTGACTTCTCTAGTCTGTGGTCCTTATTAGCAATACAAAGATAAATATCACCTTGAAGTACCACTAGAACAAAAGGATAAGCAGAACACCATCAAGTACTCACGGCTGGTCTGAGATCCCAACTTGTGTTCCCAGACATCATGAAGTTGTTGGTACTCCTGCTGTGCCAGTTCAAGCCTCTGCTGCTTTACTTGATAAATCTCCTTCTGAGCTATCAGTGCTTCTTGTGCCAATACAAGGTAGTCCTTTAGCATATGCTCCTGCTCCCGTCGCCATTGTACTCGAGGATCCTCTATTTGTGTGGTTTCTTGAAGCAAAAGAGTAatgataaattttaaaaacctaacTGAGAACATCATGCCTACAATCAATATTTGCGTCATGTCTGATTTTTCACACAACGTATGAGACATCTGTTCCTACCAAGGATATACAACCATTAGATACAAGGCAGTTTGTTTAAGTATGCTTAAAAACATAGATCCTATCATTCTAAACTGAATTATATATTCAGGAGGCAAAGCAATTACAGAAATAGTTAACCTGGAGCTGTTAGTCTGTATGAAGAATGTTATTGCAGATATGCTTCTATTAACTCAAGGCTATTACCCTCATAGAACTGAAGAAGATGAAAAAGAGTTGGCTTTtacatcctgtttttctcaaccttaCGTCTCAGTTACAATcgatttcccttcccccctcacaacaggcaccttaagAAGTAggggggcttagagagttctgagagacctctGACTATCCCAacaacacccagcaggcttcatgtggaggagcagggaatcaaatccagttctccaggttagagtctgtcGCCGTTAGCCACACTGGCAACAGGAAAATCAGACAGATCAGGCAATTATTGTATATGATTCTGCATTTCATTACAGTTTATTGCTTGTTTATTATACCATATGCAAAAATTTGCTATCAGATTTTGCATATGATGGATGTTGGCACTCTCTGGTTCACTCCATTCCTCTCTACCTAAAACAAGGGATAATAGTTATTCCCTTTTAATCATATTTGAAGGCTTGAGGTATTTATTAGACAAGACAAAGCAAACACTGgattttctagttccttcattaCAGATACATGTATGTCCACTCATTTTCGGTAGCTGCTTCTACTTACCATGGAGTCCAGAAGAAAGGGCAGGCAAACAAGAACTTTATGTAACATAGGCCCCTTTCACATTGCAATTAATGGTTGCTATTTATTGCTGCCTGATTCCTTGTAAAGCGACATGGGAATGGAGATTTCAGAGAGCATATTTAAATCCATTTAAGAGTAATGTCTGAAGCTCTCTGGCGATTTACAACCATACTGCCTCcctactgccccccccctcccgctttccctGCTCTAAAGGGTTCTATTTCAGCTTTTTATTTTTGACCGTTCTAACTTTTGTGCTGCACCACTAGACCAATATAGGAATTCAGTGACAGCTTCAAGCTGTTATTCCACACTTGGGAAAAGTGTCAGGAGGAAAGTGGCACGTTTAAAAGCACCAAAAACCACGCTATGTGGATTCAGAAGCCACAAAACTCTctggaaaatggaagaaaggcatGCTTAAAAAAATGGTCTTCATTTCACTTTGCAAATATACAAGCAGCCTTGTTGTTTGAAAGGTAAATACAATCTGTTAGCAACCAGCAGCTAAAACAGATTACAAAGGGTATTTTGAACGAGGTCATAGTCTCAGCTATAAATAGAGGAATTGTCTTACAGCCTTAGTTATTCCCAACTGAGATGTATACTGCTTCCTAGTTCCAAAGAGCGAGAGTGCAtgatattacaaatataaatgGGAAGATACTGAATTTTAATTTCATTCTGGTTTGGAAGCAAGTGAGCATGTGTGTGCCCGGGCAGAAGGGAAATCTCCTgtttctttcagttctttcaagAACAAGAATTTTGGTTTTTCAACCGGCTTTAAGTGCTGCTTGTTGTCTAAACGAATCATGCTTGAGCAAGGATGCCTAGTTACCACATAATGAATAATACATACAAAGGGATTGCAGGAAACCAAGGGAATCTAATCTCCATAATTTAGAAGTTCTTTAAACATTTAGTAAAAACTGTTGTGGCAAGAAAGCTGTTAAAGCAAAGATTTTCTTCTTAGCCGAGTAATCTGGGATACAGACAAGTACCAGTCACAGACCCAGACCAAAATA of Sphaerodactylus townsendi isolate TG3544 linkage group LG03, MPM_Stown_v2.3, whole genome shotgun sequence contains these proteins:
- the LOC125427789 gene encoding protein KIBRA-like produces the protein MTQILIVGMMFSVRFLKFIITLLLQETTQIEDPRVQWRREQEHMLKDYLVLAQEALIAQKEIYQVKQQRLELAQQEYQQLHDVWEHKLGSQTSLVSSSSSGSKYDPEILKAEIATTKSRVNKLKREVAHMRQELQYKELGYQTLKKIDMKMSDTRGGYKLDEAQAILSEMKAIKKAITSGEKEKQDLIESLAKLKDNFVMDRGSHSDLWASSTSLEGSTLSLPKQYLDVGSQTDVSGNFVVSSNNQLAEKVRLRLQYEEAKRR